In Salvelinus alpinus chromosome 22, SLU_Salpinus.1, whole genome shotgun sequence, one genomic interval encodes:
- the LOC139548760 gene encoding protein Smaug homolog 2-like isoform X1: MMFRDQVGILTDWFKGWNECEQTVALLSLLKRASRTQARFLHICLEHWLADCTEIHILEAEANNADIVSQWHQEPMEKAVSLLLSHLPLLQPRNSEAKCEYMKLLQKVLSYTIESSLFVEESRQLLSYALIHPATTLDDRTSLAMWLNHLEEHLSSGYPAPSSRPPSGPYHPRQGSDEWPGSAEGLDPGHGWLDKPPSSSSSPAGQNGHMSFQGGMLSPINSNNAGMGQMGQPSPLKRSLSLIPSSPQVCGADWLSQDDLGGRQAFDHAPLSPQSSVASSGSEQTEDQGSRNTFQEDGSGMKDVPMWLKSLRLHKYAALFSQMTYEEMMILTEHHLESQVCHRLSQNVTKGARHKIALSVQKLRERPSVLKSLEKDILEGGNLRNALQELQQIIITPIKVYSYSPPSVSHRDMERTGSPSEHSNPGEDKDLAQEGFHNPPPCDGESSATPISDRDIAGQFTRVMGKVCTQLLVSRPDEENISCYLQLIEKCLTHEAFTETQRKRLVSWKQQVLKLLRLFPRKAMLDMPVYRQKGWAYGSNSLPTAGSVSAGGLARRGQRSFQMPPRGLTAGRMGLLSPGGIGVASPRHTLTSPTLPGHGRQNLWFANPGGSNSMPSQSRSSVQRTHSLPVHTSPQTMLLFQQQECQVPGADLEINPTLESLCLSMTEHALGDGMDRTSTI; encoded by the exons CGAGTGTGAGCAGACGGTGGCGCTTCTTTCCTTGCTGAAGAGAGCGTCTCGTACCCAGGCCCGCTTCCTGCACATCTGCCTGGAGCACTGGCTGGCAGACTGCACTGAGATCCACATCCTGGAGGCTGAGGCCAACAATGCAG ACATTGTGAGCCAGTGGCACCAGGAGCCCATGGAGAAGGCGGTGTCCCTGCTGCTGTCCCACCTACCCCTGCTGCAGCCCCGCAACAGCGAGGCCAAGTGTGAGTACATGAAGCTGCTGCAGAAGGTGCTGAGCTATACCATCGAGAGCAGCCTGTTTGTGGAGGAGAGCAGACAGCTGCTGTCCTACGCCCTCATCCACCCGGCCACCACCCTGGACGACCGCACCTCGCTGGCCATGTGGCTCAACCACCTGGAGGAGCACCTCTCCAGCGGCTACCCAGCGCCCTCCTCCCGGCCCCCCTCCGGGCCCTACCACCCCCGCCAGGGTTCAGATGAGTGGCCGGGCTCCGCGGAGGGCCTGGACCCTGGCCACGGCTGGCTGGACAAGCccccctcctccagctcctccccTGCAGGGCAGAATGGACACATGTCTTTCCAGGGTGGGATGCTCTCGCCCATCAACAGCAACAACGCAG GCATGGGTCAGATGGGCCAGCCCAGTCCTCTGAAGAGGTCCTTGTCCCTGATCCCCTCCAGTCCCCAGGTCTGTGGCGCAGATTGGCTGAGCCAGGACGACCTGGGGGGGCGACAGGCCTTTGACCACGCGCCCCTGTCCCCCCAGAGTAGTGTTGCATCCTCAGGCAGCGAGCAGACTGAGGACCAGGGCTCCAGAAACACCTTCCAGGAGGACGGCAGTGGCATGAAAG ATGTGCCCATGTGGCTGAAGAGCCTTCGTCTTCATAAGTACGCAGCACTTTTCTCCCAGATGACTTATGAGGAGATGATGATTCTGACAGAGCACCACCTGGAGTCACAGGTTTGTCATCGTTTGTCACAG AATGTGACCAAAGGTGCGCGGCACAAGATAGCCCTGAGTGTCCAGAAGCTGCGAGAGAGGCCAAGCGTTCTCAAGTCCTTAGAGAAG GATATACTGGAGGGGGGCAACCTGCGTAACGCCCTACAGGAGCTACAGCAGATTATCATCACCCCCATCAAGGTCTACAGCTACAGCCCTCCCAGTGTTTCCCACAGAGATATGGAGCGGACTGGATCCCCCTCAGAGCACTCCAACCCTGGGGAGGACAAGGACCTGGCCCAGGAGGGCTTCCACAACCCCCCTCCCTGCGACGGGGAGTCCTCAGCCACACCCATCTCAGACCGCGACATTGCTGGCCAGTTCACGCGTGTCATGGGTAAAG TGTGCACTCAACTACTGGTGTCCAGGCCGGATGAGGAGAATATCAGCTGTTACCTGCAGCTCATTGAGAAATGTCTGACACATGAG GCTTTCACAGAGACTCAGAGGAAGAGACTGGTCTCCTGGAAGCAGCAGGTTCTCAAACTGCTCCGCCTGTTCCCAAGAAAAGCCATGCTGGACATGCCTGTGTACCGACAGAAAGG cTGGGCATATGGTTCCAACTCCCTCCCCACAGCAGGCTCTGTGAGTGCTGGGGGTCTGGCGCGTAGGGGGCAGAGGTCATTCCAGATGCCCCCTCGTGGCCTCACTGCCGGGCGCATGGGTCTCCTGAGTCCAGGTGGCATCGGGGTTGCCTCCCCACGCCACACCCTCACCAGCCCCACACTGCCAGGCCACGGCAGACAG AACCTGTGGTTTGCCAACCCTGGGGGCAGCAACAGCATGCCAAGCCAGAGTCGCAGCTCCGTGCAACGGACCCACTCACTCCCTGTCCACACCTCCCCGCAAACCATGCTCCTGTTCCAGCAGCAAG aaTGCCAAGTTCCAGGTGCAGACCTGGAGATCAACCCTACCCTGGAGTCACTGTGCCTCAGTATGACAGAGCATGCCTTAGGGG ATGGAATGGACCGAACATCAACAATATGA
- the LOC139548760 gene encoding protein Smaug homolog 2-like isoform X2 has translation MMFRDQVGILTDWFKGWNECEQTVALLSLLKRASRTQARFLHICLEHWLADCTEIHILEAEANNADIVSQWHQEPMEKAVSLLLSHLPLLQPRNSEAKCEYMKLLQKVLSYTIESSLFVEESRQLLSYALIHPATTLDDRTSLAMWLNHLEEHLSSGYPAPSSRPPSGPYHPRQGSDEWPGSAEGLDPGHGWLDKPPSSSSSPAGQNGHMSFQGGMLSPINSNNAGMGQMGQPSPLKRSLSLIPSSPQVCGADWLSQDDLGGRQAFDHAPLSPQSSVASSGSEQTEDQGSRNTFQEDGSGMKDVPMWLKSLRLHKYAALFSQMTYEEMMILTEHHLESQNVTKGARHKIALSVQKLRERPSVLKSLEKDILEGGNLRNALQELQQIIITPIKVYSYSPPSVSHRDMERTGSPSEHSNPGEDKDLAQEGFHNPPPCDGESSATPISDRDIAGQFTRVMGKVCTQLLVSRPDEENISCYLQLIEKCLTHEAFTETQRKRLVSWKQQVLKLLRLFPRKAMLDMPVYRQKGWAYGSNSLPTAGSVSAGGLARRGQRSFQMPPRGLTAGRMGLLSPGGIGVASPRHTLTSPTLPGHGRQNLWFANPGGSNSMPSQSRSSVQRTHSLPVHTSPQTMLLFQQQECQVPGADLEINPTLESLCLSMTEHALGDGMDRTSTI, from the exons CGAGTGTGAGCAGACGGTGGCGCTTCTTTCCTTGCTGAAGAGAGCGTCTCGTACCCAGGCCCGCTTCCTGCACATCTGCCTGGAGCACTGGCTGGCAGACTGCACTGAGATCCACATCCTGGAGGCTGAGGCCAACAATGCAG ACATTGTGAGCCAGTGGCACCAGGAGCCCATGGAGAAGGCGGTGTCCCTGCTGCTGTCCCACCTACCCCTGCTGCAGCCCCGCAACAGCGAGGCCAAGTGTGAGTACATGAAGCTGCTGCAGAAGGTGCTGAGCTATACCATCGAGAGCAGCCTGTTTGTGGAGGAGAGCAGACAGCTGCTGTCCTACGCCCTCATCCACCCGGCCACCACCCTGGACGACCGCACCTCGCTGGCCATGTGGCTCAACCACCTGGAGGAGCACCTCTCCAGCGGCTACCCAGCGCCCTCCTCCCGGCCCCCCTCCGGGCCCTACCACCCCCGCCAGGGTTCAGATGAGTGGCCGGGCTCCGCGGAGGGCCTGGACCCTGGCCACGGCTGGCTGGACAAGCccccctcctccagctcctccccTGCAGGGCAGAATGGACACATGTCTTTCCAGGGTGGGATGCTCTCGCCCATCAACAGCAACAACGCAG GCATGGGTCAGATGGGCCAGCCCAGTCCTCTGAAGAGGTCCTTGTCCCTGATCCCCTCCAGTCCCCAGGTCTGTGGCGCAGATTGGCTGAGCCAGGACGACCTGGGGGGGCGACAGGCCTTTGACCACGCGCCCCTGTCCCCCCAGAGTAGTGTTGCATCCTCAGGCAGCGAGCAGACTGAGGACCAGGGCTCCAGAAACACCTTCCAGGAGGACGGCAGTGGCATGAAAG ATGTGCCCATGTGGCTGAAGAGCCTTCGTCTTCATAAGTACGCAGCACTTTTCTCCCAGATGACTTATGAGGAGATGATGATTCTGACAGAGCACCACCTGGAGTCACAG AATGTGACCAAAGGTGCGCGGCACAAGATAGCCCTGAGTGTCCAGAAGCTGCGAGAGAGGCCAAGCGTTCTCAAGTCCTTAGAGAAG GATATACTGGAGGGGGGCAACCTGCGTAACGCCCTACAGGAGCTACAGCAGATTATCATCACCCCCATCAAGGTCTACAGCTACAGCCCTCCCAGTGTTTCCCACAGAGATATGGAGCGGACTGGATCCCCCTCAGAGCACTCCAACCCTGGGGAGGACAAGGACCTGGCCCAGGAGGGCTTCCACAACCCCCCTCCCTGCGACGGGGAGTCCTCAGCCACACCCATCTCAGACCGCGACATTGCTGGCCAGTTCACGCGTGTCATGGGTAAAG TGTGCACTCAACTACTGGTGTCCAGGCCGGATGAGGAGAATATCAGCTGTTACCTGCAGCTCATTGAGAAATGTCTGACACATGAG GCTTTCACAGAGACTCAGAGGAAGAGACTGGTCTCCTGGAAGCAGCAGGTTCTCAAACTGCTCCGCCTGTTCCCAAGAAAAGCCATGCTGGACATGCCTGTGTACCGACAGAAAGG cTGGGCATATGGTTCCAACTCCCTCCCCACAGCAGGCTCTGTGAGTGCTGGGGGTCTGGCGCGTAGGGGGCAGAGGTCATTCCAGATGCCCCCTCGTGGCCTCACTGCCGGGCGCATGGGTCTCCTGAGTCCAGGTGGCATCGGGGTTGCCTCCCCACGCCACACCCTCACCAGCCCCACACTGCCAGGCCACGGCAGACAG AACCTGTGGTTTGCCAACCCTGGGGGCAGCAACAGCATGCCAAGCCAGAGTCGCAGCTCCGTGCAACGGACCCACTCACTCCCTGTCCACACCTCCCCGCAAACCATGCTCCTGTTCCAGCAGCAAG aaTGCCAAGTTCCAGGTGCAGACCTGGAGATCAACCCTACCCTGGAGTCACTGTGCCTCAGTATGACAGAGCATGCCTTAGGGG ATGGAATGGACCGAACATCAACAATATGA
- the LOC139548761 gene encoding suppressor of cytokine signaling 5-like, with protein sequence MSQPKESGDRGKDRERGARPKVRQSRSEERRDAGGRGKKKGQTSREQQAAERPVSDGFQYGDLLTGLEPRDRCSSSPLKEGRRWQGLEGVTSLSQDRGTARLAQGTPEPPASEAEGRGAGGSRTLRQKIQDAMGQCFPIKTNTPSPSSSSSTQQVFMPQAAAAAGAASSRRKIHLSELMLDDCPFAAGTELAQKWYLIKQHTAPISTPPIVDTLVVSTSASASNMAAVVEDVDDRLRERRRISIEQGVEPPPNAEIHTFEVTAQINPLYKLGPKLAHGMNELAGDDRATIHQQQQLLLQRQQQHQLLLQSCLDTLDEVVAVAASSASASALVPVCEAASVPDLVDDPEVTASLQPTRAAVPQAEGPPTQDGYRIHTQIDYIHCLVPDLLQITNLPCYWGVMDRYEAETLLEGKPEGTFLLRDSAQEDYLFSVSFRRYGRSLHARIEQWNHNFSFDVHDPSVFHAPTVTGLLEHYKDPNSCMFFEPLLSNPIHRNLPFSLQHVCRAVISSRTTYDGINVLPIPNTLKKHLKEYHYKQRVRVRRMDTWWE encoded by the coding sequence ATGTCTCAACCGAAGGAGTCAGGCGATCGTGGGAAAGACAGGGAGCGGGGCGCCCGTCCCAAGGTGAGACAGAGCCggtctgaggagagaagagatgctGGTGGAAGAGGAAAGAAAAAAGGCCAGACATCCCGTGAGCAGCAAGCTGCGGAGCGGCCTGTCAGCGATGGGTTTCAGTATGGGGACCTGCTGACTGGTCTGGAGCCCAGGGACCgctgctcctcctctcccctgaagGAGGGCAGGAGATGGCAGGGCCTGGAGGGGGTCACTTCACTCAGCCAGGACAGGGGGACAGCCAGGCTGGCACAGGGGACACCTGAGCCACCAGCCAGTGAGGCTGAGGGCAGGGGGGCAGGTGGCAGTCGCACACTCCGCCAAAAGATCCAGGATGCCATGGGGCAGTGTTTCCCCATAAAGACCAACACTCCATCGCCATCATCGTCCAGTTCCACTCAGCAGGTCTTTATGCCACAAGCAGCAGCTGCTGCAGGGGCTGCCTCCTCGCGCCGCAAGATCCACCTTAGTGAACTCATGCTGGACGATTGTCCCTTCGCTGCAGGCACCGAGCTGGCTCAGAAGTGGTACCTCATCAAGCAGCACACAGCCCCCATCTCCACACCTCCTATAGTGGACACCTTGGTGGTCAGCACTAGTGCCTCTGCCTCAAACATGGCTGCCGTGGTGGAGGATGTGGATGACCGGTTGCGAGAGCGCAGGCGCATCAGCATCGAGCAAGGCGTAGAGCCACCTCCCAACGCAGAGATCCACACGTTTGAAGTGACGGCCCAGATCAACCCTCTGTACAAGCTGGGGCCCAAACTGGCCCATGGTATGAATGAGCTTGCAGGGGACGACAGGGCTACCATTCACCAGCAACAGCAGCTGCTTCTCCAGAGGCAACAGCAGCACCAGCTCCTGCTGCAGAGCTGTCTGGACACTCTGGATGAGGTGGTGGCTGTGGCCGCCTCTTCTGCCTCAGCATCTGCCTTGGTCCCTGTCTGTGAGGCTGCTTCTGTCCCTGACCTTGTGGATGACCCTGAGGTCACAGCCAGCCTCCAGCCAACCAGAGCTGCCGTCCCCCAGGCTGAGGGTCCCCCTACTCAGGACGGCTATCGCATCCACACCCAGATCGACTACATCCACTGTCTGGTGCCTGACCTGCTGCAGATCACTAACCTACCCTGCTACTGGGGTGTGATGGACCGCTATGAGGCCGAGACTCTGCTGGAGGGCAAGCCAGAGGGCACCTTCCTCCTCCGCGACTCAGCCCAGGAAGACTACCTCTTCTCTGTCAGCTTCCGCCGCTATGGCCGCTCGCTGCACGCCCGCATCGAGCAGTGGAACCACAACTTCAGCTTCGACGTGCACGACCCAAGTGTGTTCCACGCGCCCACCGTCACAGGGCTGTTGGAGCACTACAAGGACCCCAACTCCTGCATGTTCTTCGAGCCTCTGCTGTCCAACCCCATCCACCGCAACCTGCCCTTCAGCCTGCAGCACGTGTGCAGGGCGGTGATCAGCAGCCGCACCACCTACGACGGCATCAACGTGCTGCCCATCCCCAACACCCTGAAGAAACACCTGAAGGAGTACCATTACAAGCAAAGGGTGAGGGTACGGAGGATGGACACCTGGTGGGAATAA